In one window of Arachis ipaensis cultivar K30076 chromosome B06, Araip1.1, whole genome shotgun sequence DNA:
- the LOC107646524 gene encoding uncharacterized protein LOC107646524 has product MHCYESEELDSVASDDEDSQQAAFPQANPDAPVRKIRLELGMEFENLDHFKKAVKKFNINIGRNIFFPIVDSTRCKTICYDESCPWQIYCAKRSYPLSFQVKTFVNEHTYSKVNKNKSADGKWVVEELEDKIRDHPEMTQRQAQDFFKKEYDVIVNERKIYRAMVKAKELIEGSEIAQYAVLRDYANEIMRTNPGSTVRISTDYVEGTGHKFKRIYICLEGCKNDFSVGCRPFIGLDETFLKGYYPGQLLTAIGHDANNHIYLISYAVVECECKDSWKVVSRTPPRRLR; this is encoded by the coding sequence ATGCATTGTTATGAGTCTGAAGAGCTGGATTCTGTTGCAAGTGATGATGAAGACAGTCAGCAGGCAGCATTTCCTCAAGCGAATCCAGATGCTCCAGTAAGGAAAATAAGGTTGGAGCTTGGCATGGAGTTTGAAAATCTGGACCATTTCAAGAAGGCAGTTAAGAAGTTCAACATCAACATAGGGCGAAACATATTCTTTCCAATAGTGGATTCAACTAGGTGCAAGACCATATGTTATGACGAGAGTTGTCCGTGGCAGATATACTGTGCAAAACGGTCGTATCCATTAAGCTTTCAGGTGAAGACGTTTGTGAATGAACATACCTACAGCAAAGTTAATAAGAATAAATCAGCAGATGGTAAATGGGTTGTAGAGGAGCTTGAGGACAAGATCCGTGATCATCCAGAGATGACTCAAAGGCAGGCACAAGATTTTTTCAAGAAGGAGTATGACGTGATTGTGAACGAGAGGAAGATATACAGGGCTATGGTGAAGGCGAAAGAACTAATAGAAGGGTCAGAAATAGCTCAGTATGCAGTTCTTAGGGACTATGCTAATGAAATTATGAGGACCAACCCTGGCTCCACTGTGAGGATTAGTACTGATTATGTTGAAGGGACTGGGCATAAATTCAAAAGGATATATATATGCTTGGAAGGGTGTAAAAATGATTTTTCGGTTGGTTGCAGGCCTTTTATAGGGTTAGATGAAACTTTTCTAAAGGGATACTACCCTGGCCAGTTGTTGACCGCAATCGGCCACGATGCCAATAACCACATATACCTTATATCGTATGCTGTTGTGGAGTGCGAATGCAAGGATAGCTGGAAAGTGGTTTCTCGAACTCCTCCAAGAAGACTTAGGTGA
- the LOC110263165 gene encoding platelet glycoprotein Ib alpha chain-like, with protein MVYILQTGHNSRSCSKKKEAMAGSAGGQSSSQHPTAEDDEEEAARLEEMFWEETLEAVEAAVSQPPPETTPVSQPVPNTVRSSSTRSPTAKKPPKKKKNLRRPPPTTQQPQSAPAIVRPTTPTTTSPSPPASDVPPHCDTSNHASCLPGHYFQIHGIHANSRSERIKLK; from the exons ATGGTATACATTTTGCAGACTGGACACAACAGTCGTAGTTGTTCCAAGAAGAAGGAGGCAATGGCTGGGAGTGCTGGGGGACAAAGTTCAAGTCAACACCCAACTGCTGAGGATGATGAAGAGGAGGCGGCAAGACTAGAGGAGATGTTCTGGGAGGAAACTCTGGAAGCTGTTGAAGCAGCAGTATCTCAGCCACCACCT GAGACCACCCCAGTTTCTCAACCCGTTCCTAATACAGTCAGGTCTTCTTCAACTAGGTCACCAACTGCAAAAAAACcaccaaagaagaagaagaatctgcgaAGACCACCACCAACTACTCAGCAACCACAATCTGCTCCAGCTATTGTCAGGCCAACAACACCAACTACTACTAGTCCATCACCCCCGGCCTCTGATGTGCCCCCCCACTGTGACACCTCAAACCATGCAAGCTGCCTCCCAGGGCACTACTTCCAGATTCATGGAATTCATGCCAACTCCCGCAGTGAGAGGATCAAGCTCAAGTAG
- the LOC110263695 gene encoding uncharacterized protein LOC110263695 — translation MRGKPIITMLEEVRCYMMNIIARNKKALVEYTGVITPVQQSRLEKEKRESNKWRPFPTGDDPGNVYEVQCLPHKVMVDIRKRTCSCRFWQLTGLPCRHACAALAYQNRRPEEHAHNWLSMGAYNSTYQFVIQPVPS, via the coding sequence ATGAGAGGGAAGCCTATAATAACTATGCTGGAAGAGGTGAGGTGTTATATGATGAACATCATTGCAAGAAACAAGAAGGCGTTGGTGGAATATACTGGAGTAATCACTCCTGTGCAGCAGAGTAGGCTGGAAAAGGAGAAAAGGGAGAGCAACAAGTGGCGGCCGTTTCCCACTGGAGATGACCCTGGAAATGTGTATGAAGTACAATGCCTCCCACATAAGGTTATGGTGGATATAAGAAAGAGGACTTGTTCCTGCAGGTTTTGGCAACTGACTGGCTTGCCGTGCAGGCATGCATGTGCTGCCCTTGCATACCAGAACAGGAGGCCAGAAGAACATGCACACAACTGGCTCTCTATGGGGGCATATAATAGCACATACCAGTTCGTGATCCAGCCTGTTCCTAGTTAA